Proteins encoded together in one Mycobacterium noviomagense window:
- a CDS encoding SIMPL domain-containing protein — MPIAGSGKLSLRSALAVVALGFIAAAVSACDSGADPVADNPPQVTVTGLGKVQGVPDMLNVDASVEFTAPDVTTAMNRTNEREQAVITALTDAGVSKPDITTTDVSVQPQYGEGAITGYRANNSIRVKVRKLDSASHVLSVIVSAGGDATRINSVRYSIEDDSQLVRDARARAFDDAKNRAQQYAQLSELQLGEVISIWETSGAPTPTPMPRAPMAATDVPLEPGQQTVSFTVTAVWELR; from the coding sequence ATGCCGATCGCCGGAAGCGGGAAACTGTCACTGCGCTCTGCGTTGGCGGTAGTCGCGTTGGGGTTCATCGCGGCTGCGGTGTCCGCTTGCGATTCCGGCGCAGATCCGGTCGCGGACAATCCCCCCCAAGTGACCGTCACCGGGCTTGGAAAGGTTCAGGGTGTCCCGGACATGCTGAACGTCGACGCGAGCGTCGAGTTCACGGCCCCGGACGTCACAACAGCGATGAACCGGACCAACGAGCGCGAGCAAGCGGTCATCACCGCGCTGACCGACGCCGGTGTGAGTAAACCGGATATCACCACCACCGACGTCAGCGTGCAACCGCAGTACGGCGAAGGCGCCATCACCGGTTATCGCGCCAACAACTCGATCCGGGTCAAGGTCCGCAAGCTGGATTCGGCGTCTCATGTGCTGTCGGTCATCGTCAGTGCCGGCGGCGATGCCACCCGGATCAACTCCGTGCGGTACTCCATCGAGGACGACTCGCAGTTGGTCCGTGACGCGCGGGCCCGCGCCTTCGACGACGCCAAGAATCGGGCCCAGCAATACGCGCAGCTGTCGGAACTTCAGTTGGGCGAGGTGATCTCGATTTGGGAGACCTCCGGCGCCCCGACGCCGACGCCGATGCCCCGGGCGCCGATGGCCGCCACCGATGTTCCGCTCGAACCGGGCCAGCAGACCGTCAGCTTCACCGTGACCGCAGTGTGGGAGCTGCGCTAG
- a CDS encoding glycosyltransferase family 2 protein, protein MGYPDVWIVVPAFNEAPVIGEVIADVRSVFDNVVCVDDGSSDGTGEIALRAGAHLVRHPVNLGQGAAIQTGVEYARRQPGAQVFVTFDGDGQHRVKDVVTMVDRLGAGDVDIVIGTRFGRPGGNRPPLLKRIVLRTAAWLSPRGRRLGLTDTNNGLRVFNKKVADKLDITMSGMSHATEFIMLITENGWRVAEEPVEVLYTDYSKSKGQPLLNGVNIVFDGFLRGRLPR, encoded by the coding sequence ATGGGTTACCCCGACGTCTGGATCGTGGTTCCAGCCTTCAACGAAGCCCCCGTCATCGGCGAGGTGATCGCCGATGTCCGCTCGGTCTTCGACAACGTCGTCTGCGTCGACGACGGCAGCAGCGACGGCACCGGCGAGATCGCGCTGCGGGCAGGGGCGCATCTGGTGCGTCATCCGGTCAACCTCGGGCAGGGGGCTGCCATCCAGACCGGCGTGGAGTACGCCCGCCGCCAGCCGGGCGCGCAGGTATTCGTCACGTTCGACGGCGACGGCCAGCACCGCGTCAAGGACGTGGTCACGATGGTCGATCGGTTGGGCGCCGGCGACGTCGACATCGTCATCGGCACCCGCTTCGGCCGCCCGGGCGGCAACCGGCCACCGCTGCTGAAACGCATCGTGCTGCGCACCGCGGCGTGGTTGAGCCCGCGCGGGCGCCGACTAGGGCTGACTGACACCAACAATGGGCTTCGGGTCTTCAACAAGAAAGTCGCCGACAAGCTCGACATCACGATGAGCGGAATGAGCCACGCCACCGAGTTCATCATGCTGATCACCGAAAACGGTTGGCGCGTCGCCGAAGAACCCGTCGAAGTGCTCTACACCGACTACTCGAAATCCAAGGGCCAGCCGCTGCTCAACGGCGTCAACATCGTCTTCGACGGGTTTTTGCGAGGGAGGTTGCCGCGATGA
- a CDS encoding zinc-dependent metalloprotease — MTGATELTVGRAIDWRFAADVGERLARPGPPATEYTRRKAIDELTTAAKEAEPPVREVTGLEIDRPVPDARVVDRPQWIRAAAESMRVMTGGTDKPRGFFTGRITGAQTGAVLAFVSSGILGQYDPFAAGDGGCLLLVYPNVIAVERQLRVDPSDFRLWVCLHEVTHRVQFTVNPWLSGYMSQALAVLTRESGEDVNQVLGRLADFVRGRGDASQANPDGNSPGVLGLLRAVQSEPQREALDQLLVLGTLLEGHADHVMDAVGPMVVPSVATIRSRFDERRHRKQPPLQRLLRALLGIDTKLKQYTRGKAFVDHVVSRVGMERFNTIWSGPETLPLPAEIENPQRWIDRVL, encoded by the coding sequence ATGACCGGCGCCACCGAGCTGACAGTCGGGCGTGCCATCGACTGGCGGTTTGCCGCTGATGTCGGCGAACGGCTAGCCCGCCCGGGCCCGCCGGCGACGGAATACACCCGCCGCAAGGCGATCGACGAGCTGACCACCGCGGCGAAGGAGGCCGAACCGCCGGTGCGCGAGGTCACCGGTCTGGAGATCGACCGGCCCGTCCCGGACGCGCGTGTCGTCGACCGGCCGCAGTGGATCCGGGCGGCCGCGGAGTCGATGCGGGTGATGACGGGTGGGACCGACAAGCCTCGCGGCTTTTTCACCGGGCGGATCACCGGCGCGCAGACCGGCGCAGTGCTGGCTTTCGTGTCCTCGGGGATTCTCGGCCAGTACGACCCCTTCGCCGCGGGCGACGGGGGCTGCCTGCTGCTGGTGTACCCCAACGTCATCGCGGTGGAGCGCCAACTGCGGGTAGACCCTTCGGATTTCCGGTTGTGGGTGTGTCTGCACGAGGTGACGCACCGGGTGCAGTTCACGGTCAACCCGTGGCTGTCGGGCTACATGTCGCAGGCGTTGGCGGTGTTGACGCGGGAAAGCGGCGAGGACGTCAACCAGGTGCTGGGCAGGCTCGCCGACTTCGTCCGCGGCCGCGGTGACGCCTCGCAAGCGAACCCGGACGGCAACTCACCTGGAGTGCTGGGCCTGCTGCGCGCCGTGCAGTCCGAGCCGCAACGGGAGGCGCTGGATCAACTGCTGGTTCTCGGCACCTTGCTGGAGGGCCACGCCGATCATGTGATGGATGCTGTCGGGCCCATGGTGGTGCCGTCGGTGGCGACGATCCGCAGCCGGTTCGACGAGCGCCGCCACCGCAAGCAACCGCCGTTGCAGCGGTTGTTGCGTGCGTTGCTGGGCATCGACACCAAGCTCAAGCAGTACACCCGCGGCAAGGCGTTCGTCGACCACGTCGTCAGCCGGGTCGGTATGGAGCGGTTCAACACGATCTGGTCCGGGCCGGAAACGCTGCCGCTCCCCGCCGAGATCGAAAACCCGCAACGATGGATCGACAGAGTGCTGTAG
- a CDS encoding TerC/Alx family metal homeostasis membrane protein: MHVSMLEWFLTLGATTAVLLFDVVVVARRPRRPATPESATALAIYVGLAVLFGIWVWFFHGHQFGLEFFAGWLTEYSLSIDNLFLFIVIMASFNVPKVYQQQALFVGIVIALILRGVFIALGAVAIQKFSWVFYLFGVFLVYIAVKLARDHDRKRDVENGVVRFARRHVNITVTWDGVKLYVKKGSGRLSKRAMTPMFLVILALGAADLVFALDSIPAIYGLTREPYLVLAANVFALMGLRQLYFLLGGLLKRMVYLSRGLAVILFFIGVKLVLHALRENEVPFINGGQHIDVPEIPTLLSLAVIIATLVVTALASLFATRVLDPD; this comes from the coding sequence TTGCACGTGTCGATGCTCGAATGGTTCCTTACCTTGGGCGCGACCACCGCAGTTCTACTGTTCGACGTCGTCGTCGTCGCGCGCCGACCCCGCCGACCGGCAACACCGGAAAGCGCGACGGCGCTGGCGATCTACGTGGGGCTTGCCGTGCTCTTCGGGATCTGGGTTTGGTTCTTTCACGGCCACCAGTTCGGCCTGGAGTTCTTCGCCGGATGGCTCACCGAATACAGCTTGTCGATCGACAACCTGTTCCTGTTCATCGTCATCATGGCGAGTTTCAACGTGCCGAAGGTCTACCAGCAGCAAGCACTGTTCGTCGGGATCGTGATCGCCCTGATCCTGCGCGGCGTGTTCATTGCGCTGGGCGCGGTGGCCATCCAGAAGTTCTCCTGGGTCTTCTATCTGTTCGGCGTGTTTCTCGTGTACATAGCGGTCAAACTGGCCCGCGATCACGACCGCAAACGCGACGTGGAGAACGGCGTCGTCCGGTTCGCGCGCAGGCACGTGAACATCACCGTCACCTGGGACGGTGTCAAGCTCTACGTCAAAAAGGGCTCAGGGCGGCTTTCCAAGCGAGCAATGACACCGATGTTTCTCGTCATTCTCGCGCTGGGCGCCGCCGACCTGGTTTTCGCGTTGGACTCCATTCCGGCCATCTACGGGCTTACCCGCGAGCCGTACCTGGTGCTAGCCGCCAACGTGTTCGCGTTGATGGGGCTGCGCCAGCTGTACTTCCTGCTCGGCGGACTGTTGAAGCGAATGGTCTATCTGTCCCGCGGCCTGGCCGTGATCCTGTTCTTCATCGGGGTGAAGCTGGTGCTGCATGCACTTCGCGAGAACGAGGTTCCGTTCATCAACGGCGGCCAGCACATCGACGTGCCCGAGATCCCGACGCTGCTCAGTCTCGCGGTCATTATTGCGACGCTTGTCGTCACCGCGCTGGCCAGCTTGTTCGCCACCCGTGTTCTCGACCCCGATTAG
- a CDS encoding alpha-hydroxy-acid oxidizing protein has protein sequence MAFAEYQNELYQQGQAGRQPPYPILFADLEAKACAALPPKVWGYVAGGAGDEHTQRANCEAFQRWGLFPRMGVAPTERDLSVELFGVTLPAPVFMAPIGVIGVCAQDGHGDLAAARAAARTAVPFFVGTLSADPMEDVAPALGDTPGFFQLYTPPDREMATSLVRRAEAVGFRGIAVTLDTWVTGWRPRDLSAGNYPQVPSGCLANYTSDPVFRAGLQPGEDATEAAVRKLPIFGGPVTWDDVEWLRSQTSLPLMVKGICHPDDVRRAKDLGVDGIYCSNHGGRQANGGLAALDCLPAVLEAADGLPVLFDSGIRSGADIIKALAMGATAVGIGRPYAYGLALGGVDGIVHVLRSLLAEADLIMAVDGYPSRKDLTPEALQRVG, from the coding sequence ATGGCTTTCGCCGAATACCAAAACGAGCTGTATCAGCAAGGCCAGGCCGGGCGCCAGCCGCCATATCCCATCCTCTTCGCCGACCTGGAGGCCAAGGCCTGCGCGGCGCTGCCGCCCAAGGTGTGGGGCTACGTCGCCGGCGGTGCCGGCGACGAGCACACGCAGCGGGCAAACTGCGAAGCCTTCCAGCGCTGGGGCTTGTTCCCACGCATGGGGGTCGCGCCGACCGAACGCGACTTGTCCGTCGAGTTGTTCGGGGTGACGTTGCCGGCTCCGGTGTTCATGGCGCCGATCGGGGTCATCGGGGTGTGCGCGCAGGACGGCCACGGGGACTTGGCGGCAGCACGCGCGGCCGCACGCACGGCTGTGCCGTTCTTCGTCGGAACGCTATCGGCCGACCCGATGGAAGACGTCGCGCCCGCGCTCGGTGATACGCCGGGCTTCTTTCAGCTGTACACGCCGCCGGACCGCGAGATGGCAACCAGCCTGGTGCGTCGTGCCGAGGCGGTGGGATTCAGGGGCATCGCGGTCACACTCGACACCTGGGTCACCGGATGGCGGCCACGCGATCTGAGCGCCGGAAACTATCCGCAGGTGCCCAGCGGGTGCCTCGCCAACTACACCAGCGACCCGGTGTTTCGCGCCGGCCTGCAACCCGGTGAAGACGCCACCGAGGCAGCGGTGCGCAAGTTGCCCATCTTCGGTGGACCGGTCACCTGGGACGACGTCGAATGGCTGCGCTCGCAGACCAGCCTGCCGCTGATGGTCAAGGGCATCTGCCACCCCGACGATGTTCGCCGCGCCAAAGACCTTGGCGTCGACGGCATTTACTGCTCGAACCATGGCGGCCGGCAAGCCAACGGCGGGCTGGCCGCATTGGACTGCCTGCCCGCAGTGCTCGAAGCGGCCGACGGGCTGCCGGTGTTGTTCGACTCGGGCATTCGCAGCGGCGCCGACATCATCAAGGCGCTTGCGATGGGAGCGACCGCAGTCGGGATCGGCCGGCCCTACGCCTACGGTCTGGCGCTCGGCGGTGTGGACGGCATCGTGCACGTGCTGCGATCCCTGTTGGCCGAAGCCGATCTGATCATGGCTGTCGACGGCTATCCGTCGCGCAAGGATTTGACGCCCGAGGCGTTGCAGCGCGTCGGATAA
- the dacB gene encoding D-alanyl-D-alanine carboxypeptidase/D-alanyl-D-alanine endopeptidase, which yields MRPIRWRRSTHAIIGVAVLAVVAAVVAAAAWFTAGGHETKDPQLPPEPHTPAVAPGVVPVPASAPMPTEAGLAATLAPQVADPNLGKLGGRITDAMTGKELWHQLDDVPLHPASTNKALTAAAALLTLDHEATITTRVVEDQRPGVVVLVGGGDPTLSAVPPGGETWYHDAARISDLADQVRRRGVMPTAVKVDASAFTGPETAPGWDPGDIDGGDVAPIESVMLDAGRVQPATDESTRSHTPALDAGRALASALGVNPAAVTLGSAPPDARELAAVRSAPLIERLGDMMDASDNVMAECIGREVAAATHRPRSFAGAVDAVTSQLASAQVAVSGAVLVDSSGLSLDDLLTAKTLDSVVQAAAGPDQPALRPLLDLLPIAGGSGTLSNRFINPAADGIAAGWLRAKTGSLTAVNSLAGVITDNSGRVLTFAFISNDAGPTGRLAIDALAARLRTCGCTT from the coding sequence ATGCGTCCCATTCGGTGGCGGCGGTCGACCCACGCGATTATCGGGGTAGCCGTGCTCGCGGTGGTTGCTGCCGTGGTAGCGGCAGCGGCCTGGTTCACTGCGGGTGGGCACGAGACCAAGGACCCGCAGCTCCCGCCGGAGCCGCATACCCCCGCAGTAGCCCCGGGAGTGGTGCCGGTCCCGGCGAGTGCCCCGATGCCCACGGAAGCTGGGCTGGCCGCAACGCTGGCGCCGCAAGTGGCGGACCCGAATCTGGGCAAGCTGGGCGGTCGGATTACCGACGCGATGACCGGCAAAGAACTCTGGCACCAGCTCGACGATGTGCCGCTGCACCCCGCGTCGACCAACAAAGCGCTGACCGCGGCCGCGGCGCTGCTGACGCTCGACCACGAGGCCACGATCACCACCCGAGTCGTCGAGGATCAGCGGCCCGGGGTCGTCGTGCTGGTAGGCGGCGGTGACCCGACCTTGTCGGCCGTGCCGCCTGGCGGGGAAACGTGGTATCACGACGCGGCGCGCATCAGCGACCTGGCCGATCAGGTTCGCCGCAGGGGGGTGATGCCTACCGCCGTCAAGGTGGATGCCTCGGCGTTCACCGGTCCGGAGACAGCGCCGGGTTGGGATCCGGGCGACATCGACGGCGGCGACGTCGCACCGATCGAGTCGGTGATGCTCGACGCCGGGCGCGTGCAGCCCGCCACCGATGAATCCACCCGCTCGCACACTCCGGCACTCGACGCCGGCCGAGCGCTGGCAAGCGCACTTGGCGTCAACCCCGCGGCGGTGACGCTGGGCTCGGCCCCGCCGGATGCGCGCGAGCTGGCCGCCGTCCGATCGGCGCCGCTGATCGAGCGGTTGGGCGACATGATGGACGCCTCCGACAATGTGATGGCCGAATGCATCGGCCGCGAGGTGGCCGCGGCCACCCATCGGCCGCGCAGCTTCGCGGGGGCTGTCGACGCGGTGACCAGTCAACTGGCCTCCGCACAGGTCGCCGTCTCCGGGGCTGTCCTTGTGGATTCCAGCGGGTTATCGCTCGACGACCTGTTGACCGCCAAGACACTCGACTCGGTAGTGCAAGCGGCCGCCGGGCCGGACCAGCCGGCGCTGCGACCGCTGCTGGATCTGCTACCGATCGCCGGCGGCAGCGGCACGTTGTCCAACCGCTTCATCAACCCGGCCGCCGACGGAATCGCGGCCGGCTGGCTGCGGGCCAAGACCGGCTCGCTGACCGCCGTCAACTCCCTGGCCGGGGTGATCACAGACAACAGCGGGCGTGTGTTGACCTTCGCATTCATCTCCAACGACGCCGGGCCGACCGGCCGCCTCGCTATCGACGCCCTGGCCGCCAGGCTGCGCACGTGCGGATGCACGACATGA
- the hpt gene encoding hypoxanthine phosphoribosyltransferase → MVAGRAAWHAVDVAAQSGELYPGDIKSVLLTGDQIQTRTAELGAMIGDDYRGVTDAPGAQDLLLITVLKGAVMFVTDLARAIPLPTQFEFMAVSSYGSSTSSSGVVRILKDLDRDINDRDVLIVEDVVDSGLTLSWLLRNLATRRPRSLRVCTLLRKPDAMRANVDIAYVGFDIPNEFVVGYGLDYDERYRDLPYIGTLDPRVYQD, encoded by the coding sequence TTGGTGGCTGGCCGGGCGGCATGGCACGCTGTGGACGTGGCAGCGCAATCGGGCGAACTGTACCCAGGCGACATCAAATCGGTGCTGCTGACCGGAGACCAGATCCAGACCCGCACCGCTGAGCTCGGCGCGATGATCGGCGACGACTACCGCGGCGTGACCGATGCTCCCGGTGCTCAGGATCTGCTGTTGATCACCGTGCTCAAGGGCGCGGTCATGTTCGTGACCGACCTGGCCCGCGCGATTCCGCTCCCGACGCAGTTCGAGTTCATGGCCGTCAGCTCCTACGGGTCCTCGACGTCGTCGTCGGGCGTGGTGCGCATCCTCAAAGACCTCGACCGCGATATCAACGACCGCGACGTGCTGATCGTCGAGGACGTCGTTGACTCCGGGCTGACCCTGTCGTGGTTGCTGCGCAACCTCGCCACCCGCCGTCCGCGTTCGCTTCGGGTGTGCACGCTGCTGCGCAAGCCTGACGCGATGCGCGCGAACGTGGACATCGCGTATGTGGGCTTCGATATCCCCAACGAGTTCGTGGTCGGCTACGGCCTGGACTACGACGAGCGCTACCGCGACCTGCCATACATCGGCACCCTGGACCCGCGCGTCTACCAGGACTAG
- the tilS gene encoding tRNA lysidine(34) synthetase TilS produces MDRQSAVGQLSAAVEAFADTYLAGTERWCVGLSGGPDSLALTAVATRMRATTALVVDHGLQAGSADVAATARAHALALGCVAAQVLCVQVGVDGGPEAAARSARYQALDGARGDQPVLLAHTLDDQAETVLLGLGRGSGARSIAGMRPHDPPWCRPLLGVRRAVTHAACDELGLTAWQDPHNTDRRFTRARLRQEVLPVLEEVLGGGVAEALARTATALREDGELIDSLAAQALTTAARGEGLDTTALAVLPDPVRRRVIRRWLLDRGAIGLTDKQIRGIDGLVTAWRGQGGVAVGSTLRGQRLVAGRRNGVLSLRREPV; encoded by the coding sequence ATGGATCGACAGAGTGCTGTAGGGCAGCTCTCCGCAGCTGTCGAGGCGTTCGCCGACACCTACCTGGCCGGCACCGAGCGGTGGTGCGTCGGGCTGTCCGGTGGGCCCGACTCGTTGGCGCTTACCGCAGTCGCGACCCGGATGCGGGCCACCACAGCGCTGGTCGTCGACCACGGCCTGCAAGCGGGCTCCGCTGACGTCGCAGCCACCGCACGGGCCCATGCTCTTGCTCTGGGATGTGTTGCGGCGCAAGTGCTTTGCGTGCAGGTGGGCGTGGACGGCGGCCCTGAAGCGGCGGCGCGCAGCGCGCGCTATCAGGCGTTGGACGGCGCCCGCGGGGACCAGCCGGTGCTGTTGGCGCACACCCTCGACGACCAGGCCGAAACCGTGCTGCTCGGTTTGGGCCGCGGGTCCGGCGCCCGCTCAATCGCGGGGATGCGCCCGCACGACCCGCCGTGGTGCCGACCGCTGTTGGGCGTGCGCCGCGCTGTGACGCACGCCGCGTGCGACGAGTTGGGCCTGACCGCGTGGCAAGATCCGCACAACACCGATCGCCGCTTTACCCGCGCCCGGTTGCGCCAGGAGGTGCTGCCGGTGCTGGAGGAGGTGCTGGGCGGTGGGGTCGCCGAGGCGCTGGCCCGCACCGCGACGGCGTTGCGAGAAGACGGTGAGCTGATCGACTCGCTTGCCGCGCAGGCGCTGACGACCGCCGCGCGGGGCGAGGGACTCGACACTACGGCGTTGGCGGTGCTGCCCGACCCGGTTCGTCGGCGGGTCATCCGCCGCTGGCTGCTGGACCGGGGCGCTATTGGGTTGACCGACAAGCAGATTCGGGGGATCGACGGGCTCGTCACAGCGTGGCGGGGGCAGGGTGGAGTGGCGGTGGGCTCGACACTGCGCGGTCAACGGTTGGTGGCCGGCCGACGCAACGGGGTCCTGAGCTTGCGGCGCGAGCCGGTCTGA
- a CDS encoding inorganic diphosphatase — MQFDVIIEIPKGQRNKYQIDHDSGRIYLDRYLYTSMVYPTDYGFIDDTLGEDGDPLDAMVLLPEPVYPGVLVKSRPVGMFKMTDEAGGDDKVLCVPAGDVRWDHIKDIDDVPAFELDVIKHFFSQYKALEPGKFVKTADWVGRAEAEAEVQRSIDRFKTSGH, encoded by the coding sequence GTGCAATTCGACGTGATCATCGAAATCCCGAAGGGCCAGCGCAACAAATACCAGATCGACCACGACTCAGGGCGGATCTATCTGGACCGTTACCTCTACACATCGATGGTCTATCCGACCGACTACGGCTTCATCGACGACACCCTCGGCGAGGACGGCGACCCGCTCGACGCGATGGTGCTGCTGCCCGAGCCGGTGTATCCGGGAGTGCTGGTCAAGTCGCGGCCGGTCGGGATGTTCAAGATGACCGACGAGGCCGGCGGCGATGACAAGGTGCTCTGCGTTCCGGCTGGCGACGTCAGATGGGATCACATCAAGGACATCGACGACGTGCCGGCGTTCGAATTGGACGTCATCAAGCACTTCTTTTCCCAATACAAAGCCTTAGAGCCGGGCAAGTTCGTTAAGACGGCCGACTGGGTGGGCCGCGCCGAGGCCGAAGCCGAGGTGCAGCGCTCGATCGATCGGTTCAAGACCAGCGGGCACTGA